One genomic window of Alphaproteobacteria bacterium includes the following:
- the rimP gene encoding ribosome maturation factor RimP — MVKASPIIQRIDALIRPSIEDLGFDVVRIRLHAQRNNQVLQIMAEPSGDNREMTVQDCALVSRHISAILDVEDPISGTYNLEVSSPGIDRPLSTVDEFTRYIGHDVSVEMEWPVDGRKRYKGVLTAVEGDNVHLKLDEKNDAVLDISGMQQAKLALTDKLISEHLAKRKAQEKEQQD; from the coding sequence ATGGTGAAGGCTTCACCTATTATACAGCGCATCGACGCACTTATACGCCCTTCAATTGAAGATTTGGGCTTTGATGTCGTGCGTATTCGTCTACACGCGCAACGCAACAATCAAGTGCTGCAAATTATGGCAGAGCCAAGCGGAGATAACCGCGAAATGACAGTGCAGGATTGCGCCTTGGTATCCCGCCATATTTCAGCGATTCTGGATGTGGAGGACCCTATTTCCGGAACGTATAACCTTGAAGTAAGTTCTCCTGGTATAGACCGTCCGTTAAGCACGGTAGACGAATTCACCCGTTATATCGGGCATGATGTGAGTGTGGAAATGGAATGGCCGGTGGATGGCCGCAAACGTTATAAAGGCGTGTTAACGGCAGTAGAGGGTGACAATGTGCATCTGAAACTGGATGAGAAAAACGATGCTGTTTTAGATATTTCGGGCATGCAGCAGGCAAAGCTTGCGCTTACCGATAAGCTTATTTCGGAGCATCTTGCCAAGCGCAAGGCGCAAGAAAAAGAGCAACAAGATTAA